TAGTAGCTTGTCCTCGTTCTCGGTTGGGACAGGGGATACTGCTTCTGGATACGGGAATGACAGGGAAGAATCTGATGAACCGACAGGTGTACATACATTGACCGCAGAACAAAAGGAGGAAAATTCTGAAATATCGAATTCTGGAATACTCCGACCAATCTCCGACACTACTTCAAGCAATGGTGTCGACAGTGCATACAGTAAGTTATACAAATGTCTattcaaatggaaaataatatataacacAGCATCAGAATAAGAGAGTGAATCACAATAAAACGGATGGAATCAATAGTGAAATGCTGGAGCTGAAACCAAATTTTTCAACATAGAGTGATCATGTATGAGCCACAATAAACAAGCCCTAAGCATCGTATCAGCTATCCGACAAGGGTCGAAGAGTAACACGGATGAGTCAGACCAGATCACAAGAGCAACCACCACCCCACCCATAATTTCAATAGGAATCGCCCACTGCGCTTCAGTAGATATACGGCACAAAGCACCGCGCCGCTCCCTCACTGACATGTTCCAATGTCGCACCTTCAAACTACGGAACAACACACCATCCTCCCTATTTTTCACATTATGGGAATGCACTTCAGTGATGGATAAAAACCGATCAAGTAGACCAAGATGAGGCGCCATACTGCTATGAGAATCAAAGCACTACTGAAGCAATAGAAAGACAACTAGATGGgcttatacaaaaatattcgTGTAAcgacagtgtagaaagataAGATTATCATTATCAGGAATGCGATAGAAGCGACCCTACAATAAACAGATAACAAAAATATCCTGAAAGAAAAGGTTCAAACGTCTTATGCAATGCAACATGAGAGAAGGAGCAAGAAACCAGTGAATTAACCCTGTCACGGCATCTAACGGGAAACGTAATAACTAGTTGAATAAAGTGCTTCCCCCACACCTTGTGCCGTTTAAGGCTAGTATAGGCAACCCGCACTTCACTCCACCTACGCAATTTGCGTTCGCCTGCTCTTCTGAGCTAgattcttcctcctcttcctctacaCATGGGGGCAACAACTTAATGTCTTTCACATGAACGGTCACTAATTTATTCTCTGCTACTTTAACCTTCACTACTGTAGGACTCAATATCTCAACTACCTCCCAGGGGCCTGAGAACTTTGGGGCGAGTTTCGCGGCAAACTGGTCAACTCCcgaaaataaataatgttctaTCTTATATATCAACTGACCTGGGGATAACTTAACATCTCGCCTCCGAAGATTATAATAACGGCTAGTATCCCTATATGCTTTATCCAAATTATCCACCACAATTTTCCTGGTTTGAATTAATACCTTAATATTTTTCTGTAGCATGGCCTCACTACTTTCAAAACCCTGCGTACGTGGATTGTCTTGAGACTTGAATGCGGACTCACCTGGAGCTCTCAATTCTCTACCGAAGTTGAGATAAGCTGGAGTATATTGGGTGCCTTGATGAATAGTTGTATTCATCGCAAAACAAAATTCTCTTGAACATCGGTCCCAATCCGAGTGGTTCTCTCCTAAAAAGATTTGTATTTGGAAAATTGTGGTGGATAATTTGGATAAAGCATATAGGGATACTAGCCGTTATTATAATCTTCGGAGGCGAGATGTTAAGTTATCCCCAGGTCAGTTGATATATAAGATAGAACATTATTTATCTTCGGGAGTTGACCAGTTTGCCGCGAAACTCGCCCCAACGTTCTCAGGCCCCTGGGAGGTAGTTGAGATATTGAGTCCTACAGTAGTGAAGGTTAAAGTAGCAGAGAATAAATGAGTGACCGTTCATGTGAAAGACATTAAGTTGTTGCCCCCATGtgtagaggaagaggaggaagaatcTAGCTCAGAAGAGCAGGCGAACGCAAATTGCGTAGGTGGAGTGAAGTGCGGGTTGCCTATACTAGCCTTAGACGGCACAAGGTGTGGGGGAAGCACTTTATTCAACTAGTTATTACGTTTCCCGTTAGATGCCGTGACAGGGTTGATTCACTGGTTTCTTGCTCCTTCTCTCATTGTTGCATTGCATAAGACGTTTGAACCTTTTCTTTCAGGATATTTTTGTTATCTGTTTATTGTAGGGTCGCTTCTATCGCATTCCTGATAATGATAATCTtatctttctacactgtcgTTACCcgaatatttttgtataagcCCATCTAGTTGTCTTTCTATTGCTTCAGTAGTGCTTTGATTCTCATAGCAGTATGACGCCTCATCTTGGTCTACTTGATCGGTTTTTATCCATCACTGAAGTGCGTTCCCATAATGTGAAAAATAGGGAGGATGGTGTGTTGTTCCATAGTTTGAAGGTGCGACATTGGAACATGTCAGTGAGGGAGCGGCGCGGTGCTTTGTGCCGTATATCTACTGAAGCGCAGTAGGCGATTCCTATTGAAATTATGGGTGGGGTGGTGGTTGCTCTTGTGAACTGGTCTGACTCATCCGTGTTACTCTTCGACCCTTGTCGGATAGCTGATACGATGCTTAGGGCTTGTATATTGTGGCTCATACATGATCACTCTATGTTGAAAAATTTGGTTTCAGCTCCAGCATTTCACTATTGATTCCATCCGTTTTATTGTGATTCACTCTCTTATTCCGATGCTgtgttatatattattttccatttgaatAGACATTTGTATAACTTACTGTATGCACTGTCGACACCATTGCTTGAAGTAGTGTCGGAGATTGGTCGGAGTATTCCAGAATTCGATATTTCAGAATTTTCCTCCTTTTGCTCTGTGGTCAATGTATGTACACCTGTCGGTTCATCAGATTCTTCCCTGTCATTCCCGTATCCAGAAGCAGTATCCCCTGTCCCAACCGAGAACGAGGACAAGCTACTAGCTGATCCAGGAGACGATGCAACAACATCAGAAGTCAATGAGCTTGTTCGGGTGGACGGTCACCGGCAGTGTACTTCCTCCACATCGTCATCCTCTTCATCATCAACCACTTCTTCCCCGCCCGCATCACAtcccttctcttcttcctccctaCCTGCAGCCTGTGTTCCCGAGGCTATTCCCCCTGTACCGTTTCAGCTGATACATGAAGTGTTGACTAACCATAGAATGATTCTGGCAGAGGACATGGAATCAGCATCATCGATCACTGGAGCAGCTGCAGAGGTTACCGCAATGAATGTGGAGTCATCTGTGCCCGCGTCTGCTTTTTTGGCAGCGACGCCATCTACTTCCAGGAACCTGAATCCCCCGATTTTCGACAGATCCTGCATTTTGTACAAACCTTACAATAAGCCAGTTGCTCATAAGCGACGGGCCGGCCATCCTAGGTTTAAAGTGCTTGGTCCCGACGGCAAGTGGAAGTGAATGAGAGTGCGACATTGATCTCATATTGTTTTCAATGAGGTATCGATTAGgaggttagtttttttttgggaagaggattattgttgttattttcctttctttacTCCTTTTCTTTCTTCAGTACAGTCATCGAAATttccttttaaatatttttctttattacagCTGCTGCTCCCAGATACATAGGAATTTCAGTTTTATAGCTCTATATAGTCCTCACCATAATCTTAAAACTCATGTCCATTTCTTTAGAGTAAGATACCATTGACGTCGACTCTCTATTTCCCAATTTATTCTTCTCCCGGATATGACGTATTATTCCCCTGGACTTGACTTTCCTTTCTCTGTTGGTTGAACTTCAAGGGTCGATTTGGATGTGGTGTGGTTGTAGCCAGTATTCCCGACGTCGCCTTGTACGTTCAATGCCAATCCCCCCCCCCTCCTTAGAAgaagtggggtgtcacaaagtaaatttttgtgacggatggagagccgtcgtccagtgtaaaattagcgaaattattctattttagattaggaataggatcgactgccggatatattttgttagatttgtagttgtgtatatgCATCATCACCATCACCATCGACCCCTATAAATCATCAGCAACAGATTCATCATAACCAGtaatttccagatcttgtttgcCACTCTGAGTGTTCTTGTATCTTGTATTACATTAGCAGCACCCAtatcatcaaaacgataagcggctaccgagtcggggcggtatcgttcttcatgaaatttctggaatagaaagattgtttaccggcctaatttagtgtagtaattagtatcattgtcatcattagctgcacccttaacatcaggagtagctgagtcaaaccctgtcacatgaccagtgatgtgatcgtcttttcagactcccattggtcggTGATCTCTTTTCCCCCAGCCTCCTAACTCTCAGCAACCTTCAAGaggcagttgttcggtggttgagtgtgagatcgggtcgcgaatctcctctccttacgacgttcatgatactaattattattctattttgtggtaacatagaatattgtaggacgAGTGCCCGACAACTCGGAGTTAGAACTCCCTtgtgggtttttctttcttgacagctatttttcctaaattcgtatcactgggggtgaacgtgttatccttggtttgaaacctgtaagggatctcaagtttgtgctacaaacagTTGAGTAGGAAATTcagctaggctcttatagcagaTTATTTTTGAGAGCTTAATTCTTAAGACTCGACTCTGTCACTTCACGATGTTCAAGTTTAGTGCGGGAATTTGTttgctattctccgtatttGGTTCTGCAGTaattcaggtaactgtatgttgggactggtcacttgtgtgcatttcctcttctgtaataaggtGATCTCAATTTTAAGGGATGTATTTTCCTTATTTGGTTTTCATATCATTaggtggccctgtattttagcTTATTTAGCAAATTcagacttgctgtaattccaagtaggaaaagcccaatccttttcctagagaactcaggtgcagcttgagctcgTCCTTGTCAAATtttctagactgcgacatcctttctctttctctctcttaactttccctattctataatccttctagctctcaggtacagcttgaggacttcctcgccgaagttccTAGACTgtgcatcctttctctttctctctcttaacttttcctattctataatccttctagctctcaggtacagcttgaggacttcctcgccgaagtttctagactgcagcatcctttctcttcctctctcttaactttccctaatctataatccttctagctttcagttacagcttgaggacttcctcgccgaagtttctagactgcagcatcctttctctttctctctcttaactttccctattctataatccttcttgctctcaggtacagcttgagaacgtccttgccgaagtttctagactgagcatcctttctctttctctctcttaactttccctattctataatccttctagctctcagttacagcttgaggacttcctcgccgaagtttctagactgcagcatcctttctctttctctctcttaactttccctattctataatccttcttgctctcaggtacagcttgagaacgtccttgttgaagtcacagactgcaacacttcctgctctcaggtacagcttgagaacgtccttgttgaagtcacagactgcaacgcttcctgctctcaggtacagcttgagaacgtccttgtcgaagttcccagactgcgacgcttcctgctctcaggtacagcttgagaatgtccttgttgaagtcacagactgcaatgcttcctgctctcaggtacagcttgagaacgtccttgttgaagtcacagactgtgacgcttcctgctctcaggtacagcttgagaacgtccttgttgaagttcCCAGACTACGACGCTTCCTGCTTTCAgttgcagcttgagaacgtccttgttgaactccccagactgcggcatcctttctctttctctcttttatctttccctattctataatccttccagctctcaggtacagcttgagaacgtccttgttgaagttcCCAGACTgtgacgcttcctgctctcaggtacagcttgagaatgtccttgttgaagtcacagactgcaatgcttcctgctctcaggtacagcttgagaacctTCTTGTTGatgtcacagactgcaacgcttcctgctctcaggtacagcttgagaacgtccttgttgaagttcCCAGACTATGACGCTTCCTGCTTTCAgttgcagcttgagaacgtccttgttgaactccccagactgcggcatcctttctctttctctcttttatctttccctattctataatccttccagctctcaggtacagcttgaggacttcctcgctgaagtttctagactgcggcatcctttctctttctctctctcaactttccctattctagaGTCCTtcttgctctcaggtacagcttgagaacgtccttgttgaagtcacagactgcaacgcttcctgctctcatgtgcagcttgagaacgtccttgtcgaagttcccagactgcgacgcttcctgctctcaggtacagcttgagaacgtccttgttgaagtcacagactgcaacacttcctgctctcatgtgcagcttgagaacgtccttgtcgaagttcccagactgcgacgcttcctgctctcaggtacagcttgagaacgtccttgttgaagtcacagactgcaacacttcctgctctcaggtacagcttgagaacgtccttgttgaagtcacagactgcaatgCTTCCTGAGAATTTAATTGAGTGTCCAAGTAAATCGGACATCTTTGAAGCTACTTTAAATGTAGGCTAAGAGTAATATTTAGAGGTAAAGTCCCCCTCATAGAATATACTAATGGGATGAATTAGGATGACGATTGATTCCCTCTATACTTCGGATCTTCAATACCCCTTTTGGgtgagtatttttattattgtcattgaatataatttatcatttttgaagTGATTTAAAAGTGTTcgatttatgtatgttaataatattatttatttcctcataggaagcggtgaattgtatttatttgatgatctacctagatcatcaattgaatacaatcctattagatattggtaatattattatgtttctaattctgttgtaaatttgtcatcagttttctgtatcgggctgagaatttccattgtaaaagggccggcgacttcttccaaccatggatggaatcgtacgtcattgaacgctgatgaggagagaacaagactaactcccttttggatctgtcgccgcgacgcctgaacattcctggaggacGACTAATCATCTTCGcccttcatccatctccgccagggactccggacatcgcgacgacaactacaagatgagtacttgatctttccccaccagaattcaatgtgtcccttagattttggtctcttaaagacgtaaatacaattaaatttggtctcttaaagacaaagataatctttaattgaagaaagtatttattgtaaagtgttgtttgaatttaaatatttaatatagaggcaatatcgtcaaatgatttttatttcggattcctcaccactggaatagtactagaaatttcactaacccctccaccatcggggtctcgcatgatttccaaacttaattatagttgtctgagaatttaggttctcaaaagacactataaggttgtcattttcactgCAATCATTTagcttgcagttgctgaatttttcaatcgttctgtattttgtttttttgatCCCGGCTATTGATAGCATATGGTAGCACATCATTCAGCCGCTATCCATGACTTTGgaactcctgagaggccaaaatacgctCTTCCGATCAAGCACGTCAATGCTTAGAATGATTAATAACAAAACGATGAATGtaagattttttcaatagtttaATCGAGAtttgaattcatgaatatataaatgtatataaACAACATGTATTCTATGTCTTTTATTAGTATCTGTTAACAATATACCTATATTAACATGATTGAATATTACACTCTAGAATCAGTTACGCCtaccaataattattcaattattacaatttttacAATCGTCatcataacaataatatttctaaAGATGAGcatatgaaaatttaaatacatgAATATATGATATCATTAACTGAATCATTCAGTTAAATATCCAAGTTTAGTGTAATGTCTTGCCACACGTGCAGTAAATCTGTGAGATCGAGCAACGATGCAGTCACCTGTTGCGACTGCAACAACAAATTTCACGGCAACTGTGTCGGTTTGAAAACGGGCGACCTCAAGTATATAACCGACAACAAAAAGACATGGAGGTGTGAATCCTGTACcagagagaagagaaggagtATCGCTTTCGAGACTTCCATGTCTTCGGACGACATCTCGCTGAAACAAGTGGTCCAGATGATTAGCGAAGTACGAGCAGACATCCGACGAATGGAACTAGATTTGGGAAAATCCATAGATTCGTGTCATGAAGACGTGGCAGATATCCTTCATAAGTTTGAAAAACAGGAGGAGCAGCTTGCACTATgccttgaaaaaattgattctCAGGCGTTAGAAATCAATAtcctgaaaaaacaaaatcataACCTACAACGAGCTGTATCCGATCTTCAGCAGTATACGCGCTCCAACTGCCTCGAGCTACACAACTATCCACAGGAAAAGAACGAGGACTTGATCGGTGTAGTGAAATCTGTGAGCAAGGCGTTAGGACACGAGCTTACGGATATGCAAATTGACAATTGTCACCGCCTCCCAACGCGCGACCAAAAAAAAACTCCGCCGATTATTATCAAACTCACAAGGAGAATTGACAAAGAGGAAATTCTACGAAGGCGCCGAGTGAAGAGAGATTTTTCGACCCGTCACTTAAATCTTCCTTCCGACATTCCCCTGTACGTGAACGAGAGCCTCGCTCCAGAAAGAAGAAAAGTGTTAGCCCTGGCGAAAGttgcaaaaactgaaaaagcgTACAAATACCTATGGATACGAAATGGAAAGATTCTCATGAGGAAAAGTGATGGAAAACCGGTAATATCGCTTGAGACAGTTGATGACCTAGATAAACTGGAAACAACGAAAAGCAAACAGCGTGGTGTAAGTGATGAATCCGGCAATCTAACTGATGCAGGTAATGATGAATCAAGtgtattaattaatgaataacagtgaatttatttacattaatttatCTGATCTCATATTGTCGAACTCCTATTTTTCCATTATGAATGACTCATAATAATAGCATAATTTCATGCTTGATTCAAAACATTAGAAGTTTGCGTGAAAACTTTGAACTATTCTCCATTTTTGTGAATAAGTGTACTATAAAACCTACTTGCATAATATTAACAGAAACCTGGATTTACAGTGATGAATCTAACTTGTATCAAATAAGAGgctataaatgtttcacaaattGTAATGATAACTATAGAGCAGGTGGAGTGGCTGTGTACTTGGACGAAAGTGTGGTAGCTACTGCTGATAAGATTACAATAGTTTCGGCAGACGGTTTGAAAGTTAATCTCACTATTGATAATGTTAAACTGAGCATCATTGCATTGTATAGATTTCATTCATTGCCTAAGAATTTGTTCTTTGATGAGATAAAAGTTTTGCTATCAGCGTTAGGAAATGAGGAAAATGTTATCTTCACCGGTGATATAAATATCGACCTTCTTGAAGATGACATACAAACTGAAGAGTACAACTTTATTATGTCAAGCTTTGGATTCATGTCATATGTGAATGAGCCCACACGAATTTCTAACACATCAAATACATGCATAGATCACCTTTTCTTTAGATATACAGCCACTAAAAATAGTTTCAATCCAACAACTAATGTTTGCAATAACGGAATTACCGACCACTGCACTATTGAATTATATCTTAACCTATGTACAAATAGACTAAATCAGTCATTATCTCAGGCTAGGAATAACAAGAAAATTAGGAAGATTGATTATCAAGCGCTTTCCATCAGGCTACAAGAGGTTGACTGGACTAGCGTTTATAATCAATCACAGGTAGACCTTGCTTTCAATCAGTTTATCGAAATTTTTAAGGATTGTATCAATGCTGTTAGCTCTGATAAACTCATAAAGGCGCGGAAATTAAACGAACACAAACCGTGGCTGACCTCCAATTTACTAAATcgagttgaaataaaaaataaactgtataaaaaaacaaaaaaacaaccACATAATATCAGATTAAATAATCACTACAAACAATACAGAGATAAATTAAAAGCTGATATAGACGATTCCAAAAGTAAATATTTTCAGGATACATTTAACAATTTGGGAGGTAACTCTAAAGATAGCTGGAAATTGTTAAATTCATTAATCGGGGAAAATAAAAGCGACGAGAAAATAAagcaaattatcaataataatgggGAAGCGATCGAGGACGAGGTTGGAATTGCCGATGAACTCAATAAACACTTTGCTCTAGTATCATCCACAAGAAATGCTTTAGATGGGGAGGGCCCTCTGGAACCAAGGAATTCAGAATTAGTAGACAAGCTATTTCCTCAACAAGTAAAATATCCAGGTTCGATGGTCTTTTTTCCTATTACAGTCTCAGAGGTCAAAGCAACAGCCATGTCAATGAAATCAAGAAAAGCTCCTGGATTTGACAATATTAGAGCTGAGTTGTTGAAGAGTATGATAGAACACCTGGCTGACGTACTGACGTATTTATATAATCTAAGTCTGAGCTCTGGTATTTACCCTACACAACTAAAAACTGCAATAATCATACCATTATTCAAATCAGGAGATAGAAAAAACCCCAACAACTATAGACCCATTGCACTTTTGTCAGTTTTTGCCAAATTATTGGAAAGGCTGGTACGAGTTAGGCTAGTTAGTTTCTTATcaaagaataaatttttcagtaaaaatcaatTCGGTTTTCAGAAAGGACGTAACACTGAAGATGCTATGCTCAAACTAACGTCAGAAATATACAATGGTGTGAATAATAGTAAAAAATGTgcaagtttatttattgatataaggAAGGCATATGACACAGTAGAacataaaattctaataaataaaatgaataacgcCGGCATAAGGGGAGTATGTAACAAATGGTTTGCAAGTTTCCTTGCGGACAGATCGCAGCAAGTGAGAGTAGGTGACGCATTAAGCTCCAAGAGATACTCATCCTGTGGCGTTCCGCAGGGATCAGGATTATCAGCCGAATTATTCCTGatctatataaatgatttgTGCGAAGGAAACCTTATTGGATCGCTGACagcatttgctgatgacacagctctGAGCTACTGCGCTGAAACTAAGACTCAGCTGACCCAAATGATTACAAGCGATGTACGCCGTTTGAACCTGTGGTTTCAAATTAACTCCCTCGAGATCAACGCTAAAAAGTCAAAAATTATCGTCTTCCAACTAAAATCTAAAGCAGAAAACACACAACCTCTAGCTATTCCCTCTCATACCGATAAGTGCAAAAATCTTGACATAGACTGCAACTGTGACAGAATTGAGGAGTCTGAGTCTGTAAAATACTTAGGCGTAATAATCGATTCCAAGCTCAGCTGGGCACACCACATACAAAAATTGAGAGAAGAGTTAAGGGTGACatgtagaaaattatatttcatccgCAAACTCTGCCCTAAGCACTTGCTGAGAACGCTATATTTTGCACTTGTCGAGAGCAGGCTGCAATACGGAATAACGGTTTGGGGAGGTGCATACTTTTCTGTTTTAAAACCAATCTTAACTGGGCAAAAATACATAATTCGCACTATAGCAAACAAACCTCGCTTAACAAGTTCACTGCCGCTGTTCAGGGAATGGGGCCTTTTGCCTTTGAGATACCTGTACTTCTATAAAGTATTACTAACTTTTTACAATAGGAGTGGACACCTTGTCAATCCACGGCGGGAAACTTGTGGACTCCGTTCAGCGGAAATCTACTTCCCCCAAAACCAAACAAAGAATGCTTTCGTAGATTTTATTCCTATGTAGCccctaaaatattcaacaacataCCAATCGTGGCAAGAAAGCAAACATGCTATCATAAActcaaaaaagaaattaaaaaatggctGTTAACAATGGATGAGATCGAagacctatttaaaaaaaatagttaaatTCACAAGCTAAGATTGCACCCATAAGCCACAATACACAAacagaattataattaaataataaaagcttGAAAGGTACGGAACGagctattttcttttctttctttctcacgcttgcttttgtttttgacaataactgGCAGAGCCgcttttcatcattcatctctctcttttcattttcaacatagattaatgttcattgtcataacctcattcttcatattctcttgaaaaaaaaaactttcagttTTACACTACAATATTCTACTAG
The sequence above is drawn from the Nilaparvata lugens isolate BPH chromosome 2, ASM1435652v1, whole genome shotgun sequence genome and encodes:
- the LOC120349633 gene encoding uncharacterized protein DDB_G0271670-like, producing the protein MQDLSKIGGFRFLEVDGIAAEKADAGADDSTFIAVTSAAAPVIDDADSMSSARIILWLVNTSSSSLSSFSVGTGDTASGYGNDREESDEPTGVHTLTAEQKEENSEISNSGILRPISDTTSSNGVDSAYNSSLSFPYPEAVSPVPTENEDKLLADPGDDATTSEVNELVRVDGHRQCTSSTSSSSSSSTTSSPPASHPFSSSSLPAACVPEAIPPVPFQLIHEVLTNHRMILAEDMESASSITGAAAEVTAMNVESSVPASAFLAATPSTSRNLNPPIFDRSCILYKPYNKPVAHKRRAGHPRFKVLGPDGKWK